Proteins encoded together in one Candidatus Scalindua japonica window:
- the amrB gene encoding AmmeMemoRadiSam system protein B, whose product MEISGEQAVCLRDPFNTRNSFVPRAVFDNIIYYFDGKHSITDIQKIYIQRHGKGDIQDMIRQVIDELDKNLLLDNNRSRDFIKKLKDDFKKSTIRRDAHAGSAYEADKDKLKEQIDGFFVSPDGPGMPSPLGQKKGLKGVIAPHIDLGCGGPCFAWAYKEIAESSDADLFIILGIAHTGTKNLFVLTDKTFETPFGNVETDKDFLNSLHKKNKTDYFEDEFVHKDEHSIGFQAVFLKYLFHRKKSFNIVPILCSSFGETDGNDIGTRQASQFEKFVSSLKETINESGKRICTIASVDLAHVGSRFGDTETQDEAYLEKLRSDDTDMLKYIENMDVEGFNNSIQKDNNSRKICGYPAINTLLNVIDATECKLLKYSQYADNTNSTVSFASMSFY is encoded by the coding sequence ATGGAAATATCCGGGGAACAGGCGGTATGCCTCAGAGATCCGTTTAATACCAGGAACTCTTTTGTCCCCCGTGCAGTTTTTGACAATATCATTTATTATTTTGACGGTAAACACTCCATAACAGACATACAGAAAATATATATACAGAGGCATGGCAAAGGTGATATTCAGGATATGATCCGACAAGTGATAGATGAGTTGGATAAAAATTTACTTTTAGATAACAACCGATCCAGAGATTTTATTAAAAAGCTGAAAGATGATTTTAAAAAGTCAACCATACGCAGGGACGCGCATGCAGGCAGTGCATATGAGGCAGACAAAGATAAATTAAAAGAACAAATAGACGGTTTTTTCGTGTCTCCGGATGGACCGGGTATGCCATCGCCGCTCGGTCAGAAAAAAGGATTGAAGGGTGTGATTGCCCCGCATATCGATTTAGGGTGTGGAGGGCCTTGTTTCGCCTGGGCCTACAAAGAAATTGCAGAGTCATCAGACGCTGACCTTTTCATAATACTTGGTATCGCTCATACGGGAACGAAGAACCTTTTTGTCCTGACGGATAAGACCTTTGAAACTCCATTTGGTAATGTAGAGACAGATAAAGACTTTCTCAATTCATTACACAAGAAGAACAAGACCGATTATTTTGAAGATGAGTTTGTCCACAAAGACGAACACTCAATCGGGTTTCAGGCGGTATTCCTTAAATACCTTTTTCACCGGAAAAAGAGTTTCAATATAGTTCCGATACTCTGTTCATCATTTGGTGAAACAGACGGAAACGACATTGGTACCAGGCAGGCTTCTCAATTTGAGAAATTTGTCTCTTCTCTCAAGGAAACAATTAATGAGAGCGGAAAGAGAATATGTACCATTGCAAGCGTAGACCTTGCACATGTCGGTTCGCGATTTGGAGACACAGAGACCCAGGATGAAGCATATCTGGAGAAATTACGTTCTGATGACACTGATATGCTGAAATATATAGAAAACATGGATGTGGAAGGGTTTAACAATTCTATCCAAAAAGACAACAACAGCAGGAAAATCTGCGGATATCCGGCAATTAATACCCTGCTGAATGTTATTGATGCCACAGAATGCAAACTTCTCAAATACTCTCAATACGCGGATAATACCAACTCGACGGTGTCATTCGCCAGTATGTCGTTTTATTGA
- a CDS encoding HEAT repeat domain-containing protein: protein MKKNCLSILAIASISICSCLIVTENRVVGAKEESLSRKTSQNISPELRIKIDEWMKLLYSDDSAIRTSAVISLLGLNISTVYDSLIDILKNSENDDVRISLIKAFGFAGDDSRALDCMIDLIISEKEELRIASADALGNIRTKKAIEEMAGILLDKKKPIESRILVTGALAKTRSREAVEPLINVLESDNNDLQIAAHEALMQITKQSNGKVKSFWQEWWNRNRVKTREQWLEDIVDKLEEGSEKLKAENKRLRDEIVEKTIKILKTNKESDNIRPLIDALKSEYQAVRIYAAGELANHHNDPEVIKIFVNLISDNDTEIRVLAVNVLGKIGGVPELKNLILALQDKEIRVRESAARSLGRLGEKEAVFDLLSALSDTANSVVCAAAEALGELKAGEAVEPLIKLFSNKDPKVRESAIVALGKFQDNRAIEPLINSLKDKEERVRWYAADTLGKIGKKKAVLPLIALLSDESARVRESTAAALGLIGHESAVEPLIKLLEDVDNRVAEKAADMLLLIKCESLVLLDSIVNAFYAVEDYKRSKEILKKQINQYEGLPEYDHELWQSKKRLAKLYFSSNDCQKATLLYEELVTNFDDNIEIKHELVHCLKEAKQFDKLLSFLSLWIESLSVDNHMWWPEIYGIIEGLFNEGYFERVRTLIDDFEKKNPHLGGPELKSGFYDLRKQSMAEMSPQDEGA from the coding sequence ATGAAGAAAAATTGTTTATCTATACTTGCTATAGCAAGTATATCAATTTGTAGTTGTCTGATTGTAACTGAAAATAGAGTTGTTGGCGCTAAAGAAGAGAGTTTATCCAGAAAAACATCACAGAACATTTCGCCTGAGTTGCGAATTAAGATTGATGAGTGGATGAAGCTCTTATATTCAGATGATTCTGCAATACGCACGTCTGCAGTCATTTCATTATTAGGACTTAACATTTCTACTGTTTATGATTCGTTAATTGATATTCTCAAAAACTCTGAAAATGATGATGTACGTATTTCCCTGATTAAAGCGTTTGGTTTTGCCGGTGATGACAGCAGGGCATTAGATTGTATGATAGATTTGATTATCAGTGAGAAGGAGGAACTGAGGATTGCTTCTGCTGATGCCTTGGGGAATATCAGGACAAAGAAGGCAATAGAAGAGATGGCAGGTATACTCCTGGATAAAAAGAAACCGATTGAATCGCGTATCCTTGTTACGGGTGCTCTGGCAAAAACACGTTCACGTGAAGCGGTTGAGCCACTGATAAATGTATTAGAGTCTGATAACAACGATTTGCAGATTGCTGCCCATGAGGCGTTAATGCAGATTACAAAACAATCTAACGGAAAGGTAAAATCGTTCTGGCAGGAGTGGTGGAATAGAAACAGGGTAAAAACCAGGGAACAGTGGTTAGAAGACATTGTTGACAAGCTGGAAGAAGGATCAGAGAAACTTAAAGCGGAAAATAAACGGCTGAGGGATGAAATTGTCGAAAAGACTATCAAGATCTTAAAAACGAATAAAGAGAGTGATAACATAAGGCCGTTAATTGATGCATTAAAAAGTGAATATCAGGCAGTAAGGATATATGCCGCAGGGGAACTGGCAAATCATCATAATGACCCTGAAGTTATCAAAATATTTGTTAATTTGATTTCAGATAATGATACTGAGATACGTGTTCTGGCAGTAAATGTTCTGGGAAAGATTGGCGGAGTACCGGAACTTAAAAATTTAATATTGGCGCTGCAGGACAAGGAGATCAGGGTAAGAGAGAGTGCCGCGAGGTCTCTGGGTAGACTGGGTGAAAAGGAGGCAGTATTTGATCTTTTATCCGCTTTAAGTGACACTGCCAACAGCGTAGTATGCGCGGCTGCGGAAGCCCTTGGTGAGCTGAAAGCAGGTGAAGCCGTGGAACCATTAATCAAACTGTTTTCAAATAAAGATCCCAAGGTAAGGGAATCTGCAATAGTTGCCCTTGGCAAGTTTCAGGATAACAGGGCGATTGAACCGTTGATTAATTCATTAAAAGATAAAGAAGAGAGGGTCAGGTGGTATGCAGCAGACACCCTGGGTAAAATAGGGAAAAAAAAGGCGGTCTTACCTTTGATTGCCTTACTTTCTGATGAGAGTGCTCGTGTTCGTGAATCTACAGCAGCGGCATTAGGGTTAATCGGTCATGAGAGTGCTGTAGAGCCTTTAATCAAGCTGCTTGAAGATGTGGATAATAGAGTTGCAGAAAAGGCTGCGGATATGCTTCTTTTAATAAAGTGTGAGTCTCTTGTACTACTTGATAGTATAGTTAACGCCTTTTATGCTGTAGAAGATTATAAAAGATCGAAAGAAATACTAAAAAAACAGATAAATCAATATGAAGGTTTGCCTGAATACGACCATGAGTTGTGGCAAAGTAAAAAGAGATTAGCAAAATTATATTTCTCAAGTAATGATTGTCAAAAGGCAACTTTGCTCTATGAAGAGCTTGTCACGAATTTTGATGATAATATAGAAATAAAACATGAACTGGTGCATTGTCTGAAAGAAGCAAAACAATTTGACAAATTATTGAGTTTTTTATCGTTATGGATAGAAAGCTTATCTGTAGATAACCATATGTGGTGGCCGGAGATTTATGGAATTATTGAAGGGCTATTTAATGAGGGTTATTTTGAAAGAGTGAGAACGCTTATAGATGATTTCGAGAAGAAAAATCCACACCTGGGAGGGCCTGAATTAAAATCCGGGTTTTATGACCTGCGAAAACAGAGTATGGCGGAGATGTCTCCTCAAGACGAAGGAGCTTGA
- a CDS encoding metallophosphoesterase, which produces MKIISFGDIHENLSNLIHLENDLKSADLIIVTGDLTNYNGREEAEKVIEEIMRYNKNILAQPGNLDQPEVNDYLTEKGINLHGNGFIKDNIGIFGVGGSNLTPFKTPTEFSENEIETFLLEGFDKVKDAEFKIMVPHMPPKETKLDIISAGFHVGSQSVRDFISKYKPDIVLSGHIHEARGSDIIENTALFNAGMFQQGGYVIITENPEGLSAELKVLA; this is translated from the coding sequence ATGAAAATAATATCTTTTGGCGACATTCATGAAAATCTAAGTAATTTGATACACTTAGAAAATGATCTGAAAAGTGCAGACCTTATAATAGTTACCGGAGATTTGACTAACTATAATGGGCGAGAAGAGGCAGAAAAAGTAATTGAAGAGATAATGAGGTATAATAAGAATATATTAGCCCAACCAGGAAACCTTGACCAACCTGAAGTTAACGATTATTTGACGGAAAAAGGTATCAACCTTCACGGAAATGGTTTTATTAAGGACAATATAGGAATATTTGGAGTAGGCGGCTCAAACCTGACCCCTTTTAAAACCCCTACTGAATTCAGTGAAAATGAAATTGAGACTTTTCTTCTCGAAGGTTTCGATAAGGTAAAGGATGCTGAATTCAAAATCATGGTACCTCATATGCCACCAAAAGAGACAAAACTTGATATTATATCTGCCGGTTTTCATGTAGGAAGTCAGAGTGTTCGCGATTTTATTTCAAAATATAAGCCGGATATTGTATTGAGTGGACACATCCACGAGGCAAGAGGAAGCGATATAATAGAAAATACAGCGCTCTTCAATGCCGGCATGTTTCAACAAGGCGGATATGTAATAATTACTGAAAATCCAGAAGGGTTGTCTGCTGAGTTGAAGGTATTAGCGTAG